The window TTGCCTTATAAACCGAACTGTGGGTCACCATAGAAGAAATTCCATCACCAGATTTGCTCAAAGAAAGTCTGATACTTAGAACATcaatatgtgtgagtgtgtgtgtatatgctgttatgtacacatgcacagatacaaaaacattagaaattattttgtcCAGGGGACTACTCAGTACCAATGATGGATGCAGTCACAGCAGATGTTAGGAAGAGAACAGGTGAAAAAGAGTCCCTTATACTTCAGAAAGcatgttttcttcatctttcttttgctTCATCATATAAAAATACTACTATTCTATGTGACTCAGCCTTGAAAGCAGTTAGCACACAAGATTCTCCAAGTTGGGGGCCAGTGAATTTCCCCACATATGCCTAGCCAGGGAGTGCTTCTGCTTTGAACATGTGTGTATAAATAAGTCTAAAAATTGTACCCTGAAAGATCAATACTCTTTTTCACAAAGGAAAAAACCTCCCTGTTATCCCCATAGCCAATTTTCTTGAATAAGTGTGAATATATTGTTACTTTAATATGAGCTTACTGCCACTTACACAAAATTGCTTTATAATGTACGTGCTCCCTTAGAGGATGGtttgtaaaataatgtaaattaacTTTGGCATAGAGAGGGTTATCCACAAACCAAATGATGAAGAGCATTcttgggctcggcacccatagcacagcagttatggtgctagccacatacactgagggccGCCACCcggaccaggccagctaagcaacaatgacaactgcaacaccaccaacatcaacaaaaatggccaggcgttgtggcaggtgcctgtgttcccagctacttgggaggctgaggcaagagaattgcttgggcccaagactttgaggttgttgtgagctgtggcgccacagcactctaccgaggacatagtgggactctatctcaaaaaaaaaaaaaaagaagaagagcacTCTTGCATGTGAAGAAGATATTAAGTATACCATCTGCTGGGTGTCAATCAAGTCCACGTGAGGACCCTATGGTTTGATACCTTTAAGACAAGCTCTGCATTTCCTGAGACGGCTTGCATAACTACAAGCTAATAAGCAGCACAGGGATAATGTCTGACCTTCTAATTTTTGATTAATGATAAGAAAATGTTCCTTCTTTCAGATATACAGGATACTTGGAGAGGCTTCCCAGGAACGGGCTCCTGAAACCAGCCAATCGGCAGCACTCACCTTAACTTCAGTGTTCCTGAGCATGTTCTGATATCCTGCTGGATGAAGGACAATGCCGCTAGGGTTGGTGTAGACCCCATGGATGTGCAGCACACTCAGTTACCTCTTTTCCTGAGCCCACTCGAGGACCTGCACAACACACTCAAGAGCCCAACCACGTTGGCAGGGCTGAGCACCTGCTAAGGGTCACGATGGGCAAGAGGCCACTTTGAGGACTAAACTTCTGGCATAATTTCCAGCATCATGACACCATAGGACATGAATGCAAAACCCGATGTAGTCTAAGTTTCCATCTCAAGAATAATGGCAGCAAGTCTGGTAATTTCTCACTGAAAGTAACAATCAAAAATTAGAATTTGTCATCTGGGTGCAgaggttcacgcctgtaattccagtactctgagaggccaaggcaaaaagATCGTTTTAGTCCAGaggtttgaggctgctatgagctacgatgacaccacggcactctaggatgagtgacagagtgagactgtctcaaaaaaaaaggctcagcgcctgtagctcagcggctagggcgccagctacatacaccaaggctggcaggttcgaactcaggctgggctagctaaaacaacaatgacaactgcaacaaaaaaaggccaggttttgtgggtgcctgtagtcccagacacttaggaggctgaggcaagagaatcacttaagcccaagactttgaggttgctgtgagctgtgatgtcatcgtactctactgagggtgacaaagtaagactttgtcctaaaagaaaaagaaaaaaatcaaataagttAGAGACAATACAAGCCCTTTGCACAGGTGACATATGAAAGAAATATGGACAActgtcctaaaaaagaaaaaaaaaaaaatcaagccttgATTAAGTCTTTAGGCTTGTAATTCCAGCTGGCCACATGGCTTGTTTTTAGCCAATATGGCATTAGCAAAAACAACATAAGCAAGCAGAAGCTTAAAAACTGCTGGCACAgggaccttttttctttttggttgcttTGGGAGCCCCATGCCATGTGAAGAAGCCTGGCCAACTGCCAGTATCTATGGACCGGGGAGTGAGATCCTCCTATACCACCCAGCCCTAGCCTGGCCAGCAGATGGATGGCTACAGCTGTGTGAGCAGGCCGCAAAACCACAACTGTCCTGCTGAGTGGCAGAGCCCAGCTCAAATTGTTAATTCACTTTATCCTGGGCAAATAACATGTTTGTTGTTGTAAGCCACAATGCTCTTGTGCAGTAATAGATAAATGATAGAACCACCACTTAAGTCACTTCTGAGGAACATAAAAGGCTGCCCATGAAGAACAGTCCATTTACGATAGTGTCTGCACTAGCCACATGGTTCCAGGGCTCCATTTTCCTAAGACGTGATATAATACAAACTTATTCTTACCACATTTTGATAGGGTATGGATTAGGAAGACGAGGCACAGAGATTTAGAATTTGAGTATCACTAGGCCCCATTCTCATTACAAGTAAACGGCTTTAACCATTAGACTTTGACACTGCTCCTGATGTGGGCTAAAGCTAGTGAGCAAACCTTAAGGCTCTAGGTTGAAATGAATGGGAAAATACCAAGTTTAGCTTTAAAAAGAGCCTTATCTTTCTGATGCCTACAAACACATGGTTGTAATCTTTGGTGATTATATCACAGAAATGGCACCGAAGCTATTTGAGctagtcattttaaaatttcatttactcatttataaattccaaaaatatttatgcaaggctgggcacagtggattgcctgagcaagagtgagaccccatctctactaaaaatagaaaaactagctgggtgtgggtacctgtagtcccagctactcagaaggctgaaacaGGAAGTTTGCacaaacccagaagtttgaggttgctgtgatgatgaTCCCTTGGCACTTTACCctaggtgacagtgagactctgtctcaaaaaacacaaaagaaaacaaaaattaatggagcatctactgtgtgccagctAGTATCCAAGCTATTAATAAAAACAGGTGACACAGAATCTGTCCAGATGGACCTACTATTCCTGTGGAGTCGAGAGTcagaaaataaacagatgaaGGGGCAAGATAAAAACTAAAACTTATAGTAAGTGCTATGAAGGAAGGACACAGACAAGGGAAGAGAGCAAAAAGTAAGTGCTCAATTTAAACAGGTGAGTCAGAGAAGGTCTCTCAGGAGCTGACCACACACAGCATGAGGGAGCAGGCAGAGTATATTCCAGCCAGAGAAAGTCAGTCTTTGTGGCTTCATTTCTCTACATTCAAGTTCCTTTAAAAACTAGCCTCAAGGTCAGCAAAATCACACAGTGGCACTGTGGCTACTACTCTGGCAGAGGAGTGCTGTGGCAATGGATAGAATGGCTGAATCACTTATCTAGTCAACTCTATTTAGCTAGGCTCTACAATGGACATAAATGCGGGTCCCTGAGGAGAACAAGGTGTAGAATGGAAATCACAAACATCACAGAGCAGAACAAAGGAGTCCCAAAGCACTCATCTTGTTAGCTGACACAGATCACCATCTACAGAGGGCGCCAAAACATGTACAtgcattttaagaagggaaaaaaactgcaaatttaaaaaactgtaggaaaaaaccctgaatattACTAAATTTTCTGCAATGACAAGATGTATCCAATGTGACTTACATCCagcttttgttatcagtatatattgtatattacaaatttaacagtttttcctttcttaaaatgtgcgtACATAATTTGTCATCCTGTGTATAATTCAATATCATGGTAGATGGGTATATTATGGTATAGACAGTATAGCTATGTTTTTAAAAGGTCTGCTGAGGTTTCCACTAAACATTAACCTCAACCTAGCTGTCATAGGCCTGGAAGTTGCTCTTTCAATCAGCATTAAGTAGTTTTCGTACATTTTCAACATGCCATGAAGAACATATCCAAGAAAGAACTTGATATAAATCAGTATTAACCAACGCCACACCACCTGACATCACCAAGTGCTAAGGAGATCTTAAGAGTTCAAATGACTTCCTCTAATCTTGCTTTAAAACAGTAcaactggccaggtgtggtggctcacacttgtaatcctggcattcagggaggccgaggcaggtgactgcctgagctcaaggagttggagaccagccacagaaagaccccatctctaaaaatagccggtgttgtggtaggaccctgtagtctcacctattggaaggctaaggcaagagaattgcttgagtctaaaagtttgagattgttgtaagctatgacactactgcactctgtCACAAGTggcgaagtgagactctgtctaataaaaataaaaataaaataaataaaataaaatagggtgccagccacatacaccaaggctggcaggttcgagcatagcccaggccagttaaaacaatgacaactgcaacaacaacaacaacataaacaACAACACAGCTagatgttgtagtgggcgcctggagtcccagctacttggaaggatgaggcaagagaatagctgaagttgctgtgacctgtgatactacggcactctatcgaggggacacagtgagactttgtttcaaaaaatgaaataaaataaaataaacaaaactcccagcttggctcctgtagcaccGAGGGTGCTAGCCTCAgcggttagggtactggccacatacactgaggctggtgggtttgaaccgggcctggctctgctaaacaacaataacaactgtaacaaaataatagccggatgttgtggagggttcctatagtcccagctatttgggagattgtggcaagagaattacttaagtccaagagtttgaggttgctgtgagctgtgacgccacagcactcaactgaaggcgacatagtaagactctgtctaaaaaaaaaaaaaaaaaccaaatactgAAACTCCCCAAAATATAAGCAGGGTAAAgaatctttctttctgtctctataacaCCTAGAAAACAGCTTTTCTACGATACAATTCACTAGCTTGAAAAAGAGACTAATGCTttcctttttacctttttctcATCAGTTAAGGTCAAGGGATTCGAGTTGTTTCCCCTAGTCTGCTGCATACAGTTCCAGGAGATTATCAAAATTTGTAGTTAATACGAGGGCTCCATTTTCCATCAAGTGGAGAACTGACTGAAGTAGTTGTTTTCCAGAATCTTCCATCTTTGACTCCAAGTCATCAAATACTTCATACAAACAGTCTTTGAAAAATGTTGATTGAACATTAACTGGTGCGCTGggaagagattaaaaagaaaaattaatccaaGGTATTTGGTAGGAcagttgtttgagacagagttatcACTGTGTCTGTCACTCaagctagagtgttgtggcattatagctcacagcaacttcaaacccttcggcttaagccatcctcttgcctcagcctcccgagtagttgggactataggcacccgccacaacacccagctatttcttagagatgaggtcttactcttgctgaggcttgtctcgaactcatgagctcaggcaatccactggcctcagcatcccagtgttaggattacaggcatgagccaccatgtctggcctgagttttaagaaatttttaagaaaaagcaaGACAAGGCCTTTTACCTAACTCAGtttgataaaacaaagcaaaatttcttagaaatattttgaGTAGATACCTGTAAGGGTGTTATTTcgatttcagattaataagaaggtacaaatgattaggttacactgtttctatttgttagataaagtctaagctgtagttgagcccttcatccaggggagTGTTGtacatccttacattgtgcccattaggtgagagcttctCCTACCTCCCCTCACTTGAATTTATTTCAATAGTTaatctaattaaaatattaatattaaaaactgttttttcttcatctataaaaatgataaaaattgccATTTTTTATGTGAGTGCAGAAGTAAACTCAAAACAGAGATAATGGGTCAGTAGTCTTGTTTTTGTACACATATAAAGGAGTCatcatcatctctctctctcacacaatGCAATCCGGTTAAGAAAGATAATTACCCTGAATAGGGCACATAAATAGACATTCCTCAGAAGAGCCAAATATGCAAACCCACAAGCTAGAGATGAACAGCCCTGTTACACTCAGCATGCTGAGGTTTCAGAACATTCCAAAGGCACACTGCAGGTACTCACAGGAGAGAGTCTCTGGATAAGGTCATGGGCAACATGGACAAGGTTCTTGTCTTCATGGAGACACTTCTGAAACTTTTTGCTCTCCTCATCTTCTAGAAGATCAAAATCAATGGCAGTATCCAGCAAGGCCTGGATCAACCCCTTCCAGGATTTCAGGGCTGGAACCTGAGGGGCAACAGCAGCACTGATGCCTGTGCCAATCACCAGCACGAGCTCCCGAGGCTTCTTAGTTTTTAAGCTTGGAAGCAGCTTCCTgtaaaagcaaagcaaatgagAGGACTGGAATAGTCAATAGGTTTGAGGCACATGGAAGGTACGTGACTAAAGCCATAGTTTTCAGTTGTAACTTTTACAGTTGCAAAGACAATGAGTTAACAGTTTTTGATGCTTTTCCCAAGTTTAAACAAAAAGACCACAATATTGTGTGCTTtctgaaaaacaaagtaaaaacctATTTTTAGAAATCCTAAAGacaatcttaaaataaattttctccttcttaatcCTCTCAACTTAAGAATCCCACTAAGTTAGGAAAAGGTTCAAATATATCATAACTCAGCTATGTTCTGCCACCTAAATTCTATTTTAAGCCAATATTAAGtttcaaaagaatatatttgatttctattccagaaagagagaaaataattccatataaATTAAGTTCCTATTCTTGAGAAATCTACAACGGGAGATTAAAAATTTAACactggggcctgtggctcaaggagtagtgcctggccccatatactgggggtggcgggttcaagcctggccctggccaaaattgcaaaaaaaaaattcaaccctAAATTTTGGAAATATTACTAAGCTAAAATTGAGTAGGAAGTAATGTAGTATGGAACAAGTCTGTCTTCCGTTTTGTTCTAGATATCCtcaggcaaaaaaaaacaaaagccaacagAATTCTAAAAAACCAGGAgcatagggtggcacctatggctcaaagaagtctgacactggccccttataccggaggtggcaggttcaaacccagccccggccaaaaactgcaaaaaccccaaaaacaaacaaacaacaacgacaaaaaacaaacaaacaaaaaaaccccaggagcataaacaaagaaacaactacTCAACAGACATgatgaaaagtaaaaaa is drawn from Nycticebus coucang isolate mNycCou1 chromosome 6, mNycCou1.pri, whole genome shotgun sequence and contains these coding sequences:
- the FAM118B gene encoding LOW QUALITY PROTEIN: protein FAM118B (The sequence of the model RefSeq protein was modified relative to this genomic sequence to represent the inferred CDS: inserted 3 bases in 2 codons; deleted 3 bases in 2 codons; substituted 4 bases at 4 genomic stop codons), which gives rise to MRLCCGFLTPVHGLQIGNCRNKASFIPVIFNRNWMASTGSQASDIDAIFGFFSDGAPTTKKPRKLLPSLKTKKPRELVLVIGTGISAAVAPQVPALKSWKGLIQALLDTAIDFDLLEDEESKKFQKCLHEDKNLVHVAHDLIQRLSPVSTCINVQSTFFKDCLYEVFDDLESKMEDSGKQLLQSVLHLMENGALVLTTNFDNLLELYAADXGKQLESLDLTDEKKVLEWAQEKRXLSVLHIHGVYTNPSGIVLHPAGYQNMLRNTEVKREIQKXYENKSFLFLGCGWTVGDTTFQALFLEAVXHKSDLEHFMLVXRGDVDEFKKVQENLLDKGIKVISNGNDYADLLEYFKLTSEISTRGRXAGMVREGQLNCSSAVHSEIRGILFPVLLTTCQQKGFLGLSKD